AACCATTCTCAAAGAACGCACGAGTATTATCATTGCTCATCGCCTTTCTACTGTCCGCAACGCTGACTTAATTCTGGTTTTGGATCGCGGCTTATTAGTAGAAAGCGGTACTCATGACGAACTCATCGCCAAAAAAGGTCACTACTACTACCTGAATCAACAACAACTATCTCTAACAGGTTGATTGTTGGTTGTTGTTTGTTGATGGGTAGATTCTGACCTCCTAATTCTTATACAAATTTGAAAAATGACTGCGACAGATGGAAATCTGAAACGTTTATCCAATAAATGTTTCACGAGCCAAAATCCAAAATCCAAAATCCAAAATTGTATTACTTCCTTACATCTCTAGAGAACACAACCATGCCACATCCATACACTAATTCCTCATCTGCACTGGCCGATGAACGGGATGAGAAGCAAAGCTACTCACAAGCCCAGGAATTTACGACCGTTAAAGAGCAGACTAAAGATTGGCATTATGCTACGGAAGAACTGCTAGATGCCTTACCCAAAATTTGGACTCGTGGTGTTCTGTATGTACTGTTAGGTTTTACTGCTCTTGCCTTACCTTGGTCAGTACTTGCCAAAGTAGATGAGACTGGTGATGCTAGAGGACGTATAGAACCTCAAGGTTCAACGCAGAAATTAGATGCCTTGGTAAGTGGCAGTGTGAAGGCTGTCAAGGTCAAGGAAGGTGATACTGTCCAAGCTGGGCAGATTCTGCTGGAACTTGACTCTAATATTTTGCAAACCGAACTCCAAGAAGCTCAAGAAAAACTAACTGGATTGCTCAATCAACGGTTGCACTTTGATGTCATCAAAAACCAACTCCAGTTGGCACTGAGTGTTCAGAAGCAACAAAACCAATCTCAAGCTTTAGAAAAACTATCCCAAGTGAACCAGGCTAAACAAGACCTGGAAGCAAAACAGAGTCTTTATAACCTACAAAAGTTAGAAAAACTGGCATTACTCAACCAAGCACAACAACAAATTAACACAAGTCACAATGATCTGAAATCGGCTGAAGGACGTTTGAGTATAGATTCCAGAATTGTTGATCGCTTTAGTAAGTTGTTGCAGGATGGTGCAGTTTCCATAACTCAAATTGACCAACTTAAAAAAGAGCAACAGGAAAGTAAGCAACTATATCAAAAGGCTCAATCTGATGTAAAACAAGCCAAATTGCGCTTAGCGGAAGAACAGAGTCGTTATCAAGCAACTATAAATCAGTTAGAGTCGGAGATTAAGCAAGCAAAACTCAGGTTACAACAGGAGCAAAGCAATTATCAAAGCTTATTGCAAGCTGGTAAATTGGCAATTCTCAAAAATCAGCAACAACTCAAAGACCTGCAAACACAAATCACTACCTTAGAATCTCAAATTGCTCAAGGCAGAAGTCAGATCACATCTTTAAGGTTACAGTTACAGCAACGAATAGTGCGATCGCCTATTAATGGCACAATTTTTGAATTGCCAGTCAGCAAGCCAGGGGCGGTAGTACAACTTGGTCAAAGAGTAGCCCAAATTGCACCCAAAAATACGCCTTTCATAATTAAAGCCCAGATGCCTAGCCAGCACAGTGGCTTTTTGAAGGTGGGAATGCCAGTCAAAATCAAGTTTGATGCTTATCCTTTCCAAGAGTATGGCATTGCCCAAGGTAAAGTGACTTGGATATCTCCCGACTCAAAAGTTAGTCAAACACCTCAAGGTCAACAAGAAAGCTTTGAGTTAAATATTGCTTTAGATCAGCAGTATCTCCAAAATGGCAACCAACGTATTCCGTTAACTGCTGGTCAGACAGCAACCGCAGAAGTCATTATTCGTCAACGGCGTGTGATTGATTTTGTCTTATATCCATTCCAGCGACTGCAAAAAGATGGTTTGAAGCTTTAGTCATAGGTCATAGATCATTGGTCATTGGTCATAGTCATGGGTCGTTGGTGATTGGTCGGGTCATTAATTATTAGACAAGGGACAAAGGACAAATAACAAAGGACGAATCACAAGATTAGAGGGATTGCATCATGCTTAAGCATCTGACCATTACTTGTTCAGACATTATTCATGACATCAAACTTTCGTGCCAATTTCCTGAGGTTGTGGAGGCGATCGCATCTCAAAAAATCATTACTGAAGCAGCTAAGGAAGCTGGTATTCAAATCGAGAAAGCAGAACTACAACAACAAGGAGATAAACTGCGTTTAGAGAAGAAACTCATCAAAGCAAAAGATACTTGGGCATGGCTCAAAAAACATCATCTCTCTTTAGATGAATTTGAAGAATTAATTTACAATCAAGTTCTCTCCAACAAGTTAGCCAATCATTTCTTTTCGACTCATGTCGAAAAGTTATTTTACCAAAATCAATTAGAATACGTTGCTGCTGCCACTTATGAAGTCATCGTTGAAGATAGAGACTTGGCTTTAGAACTATTTTTTGAGATAGAAGAAGGCGAAATCAGTTTTTCTGATATCGCTCGTCAGTATATTCAAGAACCAGAATTACGTCGTGCTGGTGGATATCAGGGAGTTCGACGTCGCCGCGAATTTCGTCCAGAAATTGCAGCTGCTGTGTTTGCAGCAACTCCACCTCAAATTCTTAAACCAATTACAACTCCTAAGGGAGTGTATTTAATTTGGGTTGAAGAAATTATTCAACCCCAATTAGATGATGAATTACGCCAGCAAATCATTTCGGAATTATTTTCTGATTGGCTAAAACAAAAAATCAATAGCATGGATATTGTGATTGAGTTAGACAAAGATATAAATATGCAATCACAAAACGAAGTACCAAAACAAGCTTAACTTTGCTATTTCTCAACATTCAAATAATCATTTAATAATTCCTATTGCAGTCT
Above is a genomic segment from Fischerella sp. JS2 containing:
- a CDS encoding HlyD family efflux transporter periplasmic adaptor subunit; the encoded protein is MPHPYTNSSSALADERDEKQSYSQAQEFTTVKEQTKDWHYATEELLDALPKIWTRGVLYVLLGFTALALPWSVLAKVDETGDARGRIEPQGSTQKLDALVSGSVKAVKVKEGDTVQAGQILLELDSNILQTELQEAQEKLTGLLNQRLHFDVIKNQLQLALSVQKQQNQSQALEKLSQVNQAKQDLEAKQSLYNLQKLEKLALLNQAQQQINTSHNDLKSAEGRLSIDSRIVDRFSKLLQDGAVSITQIDQLKKEQQESKQLYQKAQSDVKQAKLRLAEEQSRYQATINQLESEIKQAKLRLQQEQSNYQSLLQAGKLAILKNQQQLKDLQTQITTLESQIAQGRSQITSLRLQLQQRIVRSPINGTIFELPVSKPGAVVQLGQRVAQIAPKNTPFIIKAQMPSQHSGFLKVGMPVKIKFDAYPFQEYGIAQGKVTWISPDSKVSQTPQGQQESFELNIALDQQYLQNGNQRIPLTAGQTATAEVIIRQRRVIDFVLYPFQRLQKDGLKL
- a CDS encoding peptidylprolyl isomerase; translation: MLKHLTITCSDIIHDIKLSCQFPEVVEAIASQKIITEAAKEAGIQIEKAELQQQGDKLRLEKKLIKAKDTWAWLKKHHLSLDEFEELIYNQVLSNKLANHFFSTHVEKLFYQNQLEYVAAATYEVIVEDRDLALELFFEIEEGEISFSDIARQYIQEPELRRAGGYQGVRRRREFRPEIAAAVFAATPPQILKPITTPKGVYLIWVEEIIQPQLDDELRQQIISELFSDWLKQKINSMDIVIELDKDINMQSQNEVPKQA